Part of the Raphanus sativus cultivar WK10039 unplaced genomic scaffold, ASM80110v3 Scaffold1881, whole genome shotgun sequence genome is shown below.
TATCAAACTTATTAAGTTATCTGTTTGGCcttgttaattatatataatatacttgtTATAAACGTGAAAAATGGAATGTCAACAAAGGAAGCACCGATCATTGAAAATGATCGTGTGAAGTAAATTATGTGGAGCCCACTGCCACTATGCACACACACAGTAACTTTCTTTTTTACTTCTATATAAACGATTGTTTCGATCGATTGTAATGCGCACTTTTACAccattctcttcttcctcatataacttactctctctctcgttattatacttatatcagtgttcttttatttctgcgggtataaaatttcactcttatttaaatttttcgatactataaaattgtaagttattttataacacgttatcagcacgatcacTCTGCAATTCGGTAAAGtttatatgtatcatatttACCCTGCTATAATGGCCGGTATACCGcctatattattgtttattattttatagtgtttgttttaattcactattatttatctatattaatGCGGGCGGTATGTCGCCTCGTTAATAAACCTTGATTGTTAATTACACCATTATCATTTGGCTTGGCTGTGCCGCCGcaaaatttattcaatattaaaatataaattaatctatCACCATAATAcgattaatatttatttgtgtattatattaattttattatacaaatgtttgctcacctataaaaaaaaaaaaatatatatatatattatatagtgaaatttactaaaattgatTGACTGATTATTACGATATTTTCAAACTGTTTTTCGATTTAACGATTCAACCCCAACggtcacaaagaaaaaaattcaaaaatttaccTTTTTACAACGGCTATGAACAGTATTTTTACATCTATAAATACATTCATACTTCACTCATTTTCTTCATCCAAACATTTCATTATCtctcaaatattttcaaatcgcTCTCCTCCGGTTTTTCATTCCAAGAAAGATGATTCGCgcgtttttgattttagttgcAATTCTAATTTGTGTATCTATTTACGGTTTATTCGTTGGAGAATTTGCTCCGGGGGAATTTACGATGAATATCGGTTTACTTTTCTATACATTATTTCTATTTGTAATTGCTTGCATGATTAATGTAAACggttcattttaaatattataaaattctaataaaatttactattttgtgTCTTGGAAATTCAGAAATGGCAAATATTGAAAAACTCCAGTTTCCGGCTTTGGAAATAACTGGGGCAAATTACACGGCATGGATAACTAATATGGAGCTTCATCTAGACTCAGAGAAAATACTCGAGACAATAAAAGAAGGGAATAAATCAGCTTCTCACGAAAGATCTAGGGCCGTAATATTTCTGAGAAAACACCTAGATGAAAATCTTACGCATGACTATGCGAGGGTAAAAGATCCTCTAGATCTTTGGAAAGCCCTAAAGGAGAGGTTTGATAACCAGAAGAAAATAACTCTTCCCCATGCACTCGATGAGTGGGCGAACCTACGATTTCAAGATTTTGAAAAGGTGGAAACGTACAATTCCGCTATATTAAGGATAGCGGCGCAATTAGAATATTGCGGTAAGCCCGTAACGGAAGCAGAAATGCTTGAGAAGACTTACCAAACGTTCCACAAAAACCATTATGTTCTACAAGAACAATACAGAAACCGTGGATACACGAGGTTCTCTGAACTCGCTGTAGCGCTCATGATAGCGGAGAAAAATAATGAACTCCTTATCAAAAATCACAATACCCGACCCACGGGAACCAAAGCATTTCCTGAGGTGAATGCGACGGATGTAAAAAATCCGGAAAGAGGAAATTTTTCCTatcgtggtcgtggtcgtggtcgtggtcacGGTCGTGGTCGTGGCCATCGATTTAATCGTGGTAATGAAAGGAGTTACAACCCAAGAGGAAGGGGATCCAACACATGGAATCGATCCAATCGTGGAAAAGGGAATGAAGCCCAAGAAAACCCTACTCGTAAAAACGAGAACGTCTGTTACAGATGTGGATCGAAGGGGCATTGGTCTCAAGTATGCCGAACTCCTCAGCATCTATGTAAGTTGTACCAAGAAACCATCAAAGGCAAAGCAAAGGAAGTTAATCTCAATGAGCACTTCGAGGGTACAACATCTACATACCTTGAGTCTTCTGACTTTATGGACGATGTCAACGAGGCCACTCATCAAGATAATTAAAATGCTTATAGTAATCAAGCCCAATAATGCCAGTGAtgtcataaattattattactattatgtattttcagttctagaataaaattgtttttcgaAACAACTAATGTATAATTATAGTCTAATGTATAAGTGTGTGTGCTTATAAtcaatgtataattatataatgtttacttatgaaaatttattttctttattaatattaattgtgtGTTACAGAAATGGATAATGGAACAACAACTAAGCAAATTGGCAGAGAAGTTTGCATTCCAGATAGTGGTACAACACATACTATTCTGAAAGATAAGAGATATTTCTCTAACTTAAAATCAGCAAAAATGACTGTAAACACAATATCAGGTCCTACGGATTTGATCGAGGGAATTGGCAAAGCAAACTTTATGTTGCCTAATGGAACAAAGTTTTCCATAAACAATGCCTTGTATTCTCCAAATTCAAAGAGAAATTTGTTGAGTTTCAAAGATATATACCTTCAAGGATATGAAACTCAGTCTGCAACTGAGAATGGAAagaagtatatgtatataacttcTGAAAAATCAGGCAAAAATCTTGTACTGGAAAAGTTTCCAAAACTTCCTTCTGGATTACATCAGACTTATATTAATGCGATAGAATCAAACCTTGTGGTCAAAAGAAATCCAGAAGATATTACATTATGGCATGACCGTCTTGGTCATCCAGGCACTACAATGATGCGAAAAGTCATTGAAAGTTCACATGGTCATTCAATGAAAACCCAAGATCTATATCAAAGTAATAAAATGACATGTGCTGCATGTGCTCTTGGGAAATTAATCATAAGACCAT
Proteins encoded:
- the LOC108831450 gene encoding uncharacterized protein LOC108831450; its protein translation is MANIEKLQFPALEITGANYTAWITNMELHLDSEKILETIKEGNKSASHERSRAVIFLRKHLDENLTHDYARVKDPLDLWKALKERFDNQKKITLPHALDEWANLRFQDFEKVETYNSAILRIAAQLEYCGKPVTEAEMLEKTYQTFHKNHYVLQEQYRNRGYTRFSELAVALMIAEKNNELLIKNHNTRPTGTKAFPEVNATDVKNPERGNFSYRGRGRGRGHGRGRGHRFNRGNERSYNPRGRGSNTWNRSNRGKGNEAQENPTRKNENVCYRCGSKGHWSQVCRTPQHLCKLYQETIKGKAKEVNLNEHFEGTTSTYLESSDFMDDVNEATHQDN